GTCAGTAAATTTTTTGCTATGTGCTCCATACCGCAACCTCCTATAAAAAGAACGTTCGTTCCCATTTGTTCTATTGTAATTTATTTTACTGTATTTTTCACGGCTTGTACTGTTTTTAATGCAGCTTTTAAATCATCATAAATAATATTGCCAACTACAACTGTATCTGCATAAGCTGCCATCTCTTTAGCCTGTTCTACCGACGTAATGCCTCCACCGTAAAACAGCTTTGTATTTTCTAGTACTTCGGCAGTAGCCTTCACCATCTCGACATCACCATATGCACCACTATATTCTAAATAGAAAATTGGTAGTTTGAAATAATTTTCTGCCATGCGTGCATAAGCAACAACATCATCTTCGGTTAAATCTGTCTTGGCACTCGTTACTTGTGCCACTTTGCAATCTGGATTTAGTACACAATACCCTTCAGCAACAAGCTCTTCCCAAATTAGAACATCGCCAAATTCTTTTATTGCTTCATGATGTAAATCTTTCACCCATTTAGTATCGGTACTATTTAATACTGAGGGAATGAAGTAAAAATCATAGCCAGCCGAGATGCTTTCGACATCAGAAATTTCAAGCGCAACCGGCACAGAATAACGTCGCACACGTACTAATAAATCAAGCACGCCATCAAGCGTAACATCATCCGTACCACCTACTAAAATCACATCTGTACCCGATTCACAAATTTGCTCTAACGCCTCATCTGAAATTTCCTTCGCAGGGTCTAATTTAAACACATGACGCCAAGATAAATAATCCATTTTAATTTCCACCTATCTCTAAAATTTATATTAACGTTTTTAAGTCATTTCTTTATAATTGCGACTATCTAATAGTATAACGAATCTAAGAAAAATATTAAAAGACTGAGCGAATAAATTTGCTCAGTCTTTTAAGCCTAATCCTATTATTTATATGGATGAGCTGTTTGTTACTTTGAAGTAAATGGCTTTTCATCTGGATAAAGACGACCAAGCATTTCATCATAAGTATCATTACCGTAATCGAAGCAGCGACGAACGCGTGAAATCGTTGCTGTTGAAGCACCTGTTTCTTTTTTGATTGTCTCATACGTTTTCTTTAAACGTAATAAATGTGCTACTTCAAAACGCTGTGCTAATGATTGGATTTCACTAATCGTGCATAAATCATCAAAAAATTTATAGCATTCCTCAATATCTTTTAATTCTAGAACCGCTTTAAATAACTGATCTGTTTGATGACCGCGAATCTTTTCAACCTGCATGTAGCCCACCATTCCCTCTCTACTCTGAATATGTAACAGCCGTCGTTAAGCCTGGTGTTGTTGGCACAAAATGAATCCACGTATTCCCTGGTACGAGCTTCACATCTGTCCCATCTTCTTCTACAGCGACTAACAAACCGTCTGCATTTTTCCATTTCACTTCACGCACTGTACCAGCTTGTGCTACGTACGCATTGCCGCCACCTGTAATCGTAATATCTCGTCGACCTTCACTATCAATTATTCGGTGTGGCATTTCAAAAAATAGAACATTGGCCAATTCAATCGATTCATTCGTTTCATAATCAATTGTTTCAGCATTTGCTGAATAACGTGTATAACGATTTGTTTCGGCATCATAAACATAATGACTATTGAATGAACCGCCATTATTATATTTCATCGTTACCTCGTTAGCAGTTACTCCTATTTTAACACTATCTTCGGCTTCATAAAATGGATATGACACTTTTTTCTGATAAAGTAATGAAGCCCCTACTTTTTCTGCACCGGCGACTACATTTTCTCCAGTAATATAGGAATTATGAGGTGCTTTTCTTTCAGATGAACGTTTAAAAAACGTGCCATCATATTGCATTCCATTCATATGATCTACTACTTTTCTATCTAACATTGCTTTGGCTTCTGGGCTATAACCATGCGCAATGTAAAAGGCATCTAATCCTGTAGCAATATCAATAAAATACGAACGTGCACTTCGAATAGGTCCAATCGATTCTGGAATTTCGGATTGGTATAACGCTAAAAATCGTGTGACATCCCCTTCTGCCAACATTTCATAAATAACATCCGCAGCAGCAAGTCCTGATTGCGGGCGAGCTTGTGGATGATTATTTATCGTTACTATTATTGGTCTTGTCGTTACTTCTTCTGCAACGCGCTCTCCTGTAAATGGCGTTACATATGGTAACTCTTCGGAAACCTCAAGTTCCTCTTCAATTGTTTCAATTTCATCTTGCTCAGCTTCTTTTACGGGCTCCTGTGCTTGCTCTTTATCGGAACAGCCTGAAATAATAGCTGCACTCAACATTGCGAAAACGAGTAAATTACGTTTTTTCATGCTAACCACCTCCCTAGAATGTTTGATTAACGCATTATGGCCGGTAACATCACCGTATTTTTCATAACATCAAAAATACCGCGCGTCGTAATTCGAATATATGGTAAATGCGTAGATTGTAAAAATAATAGTGTATAGATTGCATCTGAATGATGGTACCCACGTTGCTTTAATGCTTGCTTTAATTCAACTTCCAGAGGGATTAGCTCCTGAACATCACCATCATACACACTACCTGCTAATGCTAACGGAATTTTTACGATAACTTGTCCATCTTCAACAAGCACAATTCCACCGTTCATTTTTTTTAGTTCTTTGAAGGCATGTAGCATTTCATGCATACTTTTCCCAATTAAAATAATATCCCCCGTATTCGAATACGAAGATGCAAAGCCCTTCACATGTGTTGCAAAGCCTTTTATCATCGTATTAATACGCCATTTACCATGACGATCTACAAGCATTAAATAACTTTCGTCATGATTCGTTGATAATACATTATTGTGACCTTGGCCTTTCACACTATAAGGCTTCGTAATAACATCATTGACCATCTCAATTCCGATTGGCATCGAAAATTGGAAGTCAGCTTCATGTAAATCAAAGTCCAATGCTAGTTCGCCAAATACCGATAAGTCTGTTTTTGGGAAAGCATGTGTGTCTACCCCTTCTTTTTTCAACCAAACCCCTTTCGATAAAACTGCTTCTGGAGTTGGTGAAAGTTCGTCTGTTAAAATATTGATATTTGCATAGCGACCTGTTGCAATTAAACCATGTAGATTTGTCATATTGTAATAGCGAGCGACGTTATAAGCTGCCATATTATAGGCATCTACTGGACGTACACCTGCATCAAGTGCGGCACGAATACATTTATCAATCACTCCGTCTTGATGGAAGCTCGGTGTTGAACCATCTGTCGTCATCATTAAATGATCGAATACATCGTAACCCTTATCGACAATAGCCTTTAACAGTTGCGGTAAATCCGGGCGAATCGAAGAATAACGTAGTGTCACCGCATAACCATGCTGCAAACGCATTTCTACATCTTCAATTGTCATCGATTCATGATCACCATCAACACCAAATAAACGCATCTTTGTTAATGTTTTTTCTGATGCTCCCGGTAAATGCCCTTCAATTTTTTTCCCTTTATGCTTGGCTGCCTGAATCCAGTACAACATTTGGTCGTCCCCGCGCATTAGACGTGGCCAGCCCGTAAGCTCTCCGCCCATAATAACATCATGACGCTCAAGCCATTCCATAACTGACGCATTCGAATAAAGCTCTCCCTCATTTTCGAGCTCCGTTTGCGAATCAAAACGGCTCCACCAATAAAAAGAAAACGGCAGCTCACTTAACTCGTCCATAAAAGAAAACGCTTTCTTATTTCCTATAGATGAAACAAACGTCATATTGTCAGAAATAAACGTCGTCGTACCACTTTGTGCACAAAACTTCGCAAAGCTATGTGGATTATAGAGCTGGAACGGGTGCACATGCGGTTCGATATAGCCTGGCACAACCTTTTTCCCTGCTACATCAATTATTTCTGTTCCTTCTATATTAGAGGGCATTTCCTTCCCTACATAAACAATGCGATCATCGGCAATCCAAATGTTGCCTGTCACCCATGTTTTTAGCATGCTATGTAAATAGTTTGCGTTTTGTAGTACTAAATTAGGAGCGGCATGCCCATCAATAATACTAACTTGTTTTCGTATATTATTTATTTTCCATTTAATTTCTGGCATTTTAACGCTCCTTTCAAATTTGAATTGGATGAATTAAATATATTCATATCATTTTTATGCAATTCAACAAATTTTAGATATTTTCTAACATATTTTCATCGTAACATAGCACTTTCCTAAAGCAAAGTATTTGCAAGTAAATATTTGGATAATTTGATGTGTATTCTTTTAATGAAATCGTATGCTAGAAATTATTCATAGAAAAAATGGTAACGAGATATCTCCATTACCATTTTCACTTTTTTATATTTAAGAAATCGTAATACCTCTACTTGCTCCACTAGTAGGATTTACGACTGCAGCAATACCAGTTCCTGAAACAGAAATACCCACTATTTCAGGAAATGTTGTAACAAGAGCTGTAATATTATCTGTCCCTACTAAATTAGCCTTAGTATCTTAATCTTCTTAGCTAGGTGCTGCATTGCTAGATCATGAGCATGATGATGATGATGATGACGATTCACAATGTCTTCTGCGCGATGATGATGATGATGATGATGATTCATGTCTTCTGCGCGATGATGACGATGACGATTCATCATGTCTTCTGCACGATGATGACGATGACGATTCATCATGTCTTCTGCGGTGACAATGGCTATGGCTATGGCTTCCGCAATGACAATGGCCATGGTGCCTAATGTCAGCTGCATTTACTGCTCTAAATGGTCCTAATGAGGAACATGGAGACCCACAATGAACTCTTCTGTGCCTAGAACTACCACTGAAACCGCTATGCATACAATTACACATATTGCTCACCTCCCTTCCCCCCTATTTTATTCATTGAAAAAATAGAGACTAAGGGCAATCAACTAGTAAATTTTTTTAGGAAATTTATCTTTATTCACTTAGTTTATTGTCATACAATGTCCACTCGTTAAGTTAGAAATGGTGTTAACAGTACTTTAGTTTTTAATGAACAAAGCGATGAGAGTGGACGAAGGCAATGAAAGCACATTTAAAGAAGCTACCGCCTACAAAATACAGGAAGCAGCTTCATCAGTAGGCTAGATTATTGTATATGATAGGCCATATTTATATTCCAAGCATAAGTGCTATTTACGGAAAATATTAAAAATCGAGGAGCTCTTCTGTTTTTTACTTTCAACATTTGAAGACTCTAATTGTTTGATTATTTTTTCGGGTGGTGTTTCAGGTGGAGATTGATGTTGTTGTTCTAGCACTATTGTGTCATTGTTAGATTCACTAATAGGCTTATCACTACTAAATGTGTCTGGGTCTGTTTTTTCATTTTCGTGATAGATTGAAGGGGAGTCATTCGTTTTCTCTTCCTCATTTGCAACACTAGTAGAATGGTAACCGTTCACTATATTACTTGTCGGGATATTTCGATTTTCCCCAAAGTTTCTAAATTGAATAGAGGCTTCTTCTAAATTATTCTTATTTAATCCAGTATAAACAGTATTTTGTTGATTATTATTCGATTGATAGTAACTTTGGTCAAAATAATGCCGATCGTTTGGATTTAATATTAATTCAGTTTGATCGACAGACGCAATGTCTTCTTCATTTTTTTGAAGTTCAATAACCTTAGTAGGC
This portion of the Solibacillus daqui genome encodes:
- a CDS encoding YerC/YecD family TrpR-related protein; this encodes MQVEKIRGHQTDQLFKAVLELKDIEECYKFFDDLCTISEIQSLAQRFEVAHLLRLKKTYETIKKETGASTATISRVRRCFDYGNDTYDEMLGRLYPDEKPFTSK
- a CDS encoding DUF3048 domain-containing protein; this encodes MKKRNLLVFAMLSAAIISGCSDKEQAQEPVKEAEQDEIETIEEELEVSEELPYVTPFTGERVAEEVTTRPIIVTINNHPQARPQSGLAAADVIYEMLAEGDVTRFLALYQSEIPESIGPIRSARSYFIDIATGLDAFYIAHGYSPEAKAMLDRKVVDHMNGMQYDGTFFKRSSERKAPHNSYITGENVVAGAEKVGASLLYQKKVSYPFYEAEDSVKIGVTANEVTMKYNNGGSFNSHYVYDAETNRYTRYSANAETIDYETNESIELANVLFFEMPHRIIDSEGRRDITITGGGNAYVAQAGTVREVKWKNADGLLVAVEEDGTDVKLVPGNTWIHFVPTTPGLTTAVTYSE
- a CDS encoding heptaprenylglyceryl phosphate synthase; its protein translation is MDYLSWRHVFKLDPAKEISDEALEQICESGTDVILVGGTDDVTLDGVLDLLVRVRRYSVPVALEISDVESISAGYDFYFIPSVLNSTDTKWVKDLHHEAIKEFGDVLIWEELVAEGYCVLNPDCKVAQVTSAKTDLTEDDVVAYARMAENYFKLPIFYLEYSGAYGDVEMVKATAEVLENTKLFYGGGITSVEQAKEMAAYADTVVVGNIIYDDLKAALKTVQAVKNTVK
- a CDS encoding adenine deaminase C-terminal domain-containing protein, which codes for MPEIKWKINNIRKQVSIIDGHAAPNLVLQNANYLHSMLKTWVTGNIWIADDRIVYVGKEMPSNIEGTEIIDVAGKKVVPGYIEPHVHPFQLYNPHSFAKFCAQSGTTTFISDNMTFVSSIGNKKAFSFMDELSELPFSFYWWSRFDSQTELENEGELYSNASVMEWLERHDVIMGGELTGWPRLMRGDDQMLYWIQAAKHKGKKIEGHLPGASEKTLTKMRLFGVDGDHESMTIEDVEMRLQHGYAVTLRYSSIRPDLPQLLKAIVDKGYDVFDHLMMTTDGSTPSFHQDGVIDKCIRAALDAGVRPVDAYNMAAYNVARYYNMTNLHGLIATGRYANINILTDELSPTPEAVLSKGVWLKKEGVDTHAFPKTDLSVFGELALDFDLHEADFQFSMPIGIEMVNDVITKPYSVKGQGHNNVLSTNHDESYLMLVDRHGKWRINTMIKGFATHVKGFASSYSNTGDIILIGKSMHEMLHAFKELKKMNGGIVLVEDGQVIVKIPLALAGSVYDGDVQELIPLEVELKQALKQRGYHHSDAIYTLLFLQSTHLPYIRITTRGIFDVMKNTVMLPAIMR